A genomic stretch from Argiope bruennichi chromosome 2, qqArgBrue1.1, whole genome shotgun sequence includes:
- the LOC129961575 gene encoding dynein light chain Tctex-type 1-like, producing the protein MDENLNSIVSEETTFPVDDVSKIIKSAVEEVIERNTYQHSKVKQWSDKIVEQILSNLKELNKPFKYIATCVIMQKNGAGFHTASSCYWDNTTDGSCTVRWENKSMYCIVSVFGLAI; encoded by the exons actACTTTTCCTGTAGATGATGTTAGCAAGATTATAAAATCA gCTGTAGAAGAAGTTATTGAAAGAAATACATATCAACATAGTAAAGTAAAACAATGGTCCGACAAGATTGTTGAACAAATTTTGAGTAATCTTAAAGAATTGAATAAACCTTTTAAATATATAG ccaCATGTGTAATTATGCAGAAAAATGGAGCTGGTTTTCATACAGCCAGTTCTTGTTACTGGGATAATACCACTGAtg GTAGCTGTACTGTCAGATGGGAAAATAAATCTATGTATTGCATTGTATCTGTATTTGGACTTGCAATATGA
- the LOC129962422 gene encoding TGF-beta-activated kinase 1 and MAP3K7-binding protein 1-like — protein MPTKAEFSSISSDMEALRLNYQEPSHSWTDDLPVCMLSGVGFSTNQKYKPNGFRSEEHPFEDRSFHFRYDENTYFYGVFDGHAGSKASDFSSQRMPAEILLGQLKGKESDEEVREVLHQAFLAVERSFFESIDDLLAEKENLRLQLQGLRTFEAIKQYPDIVQRLNAVTEEIQSGSTAVVALILKNKLYVANVGDSRAVLCTEDKNGKISFSQLSFDHTFSNEDELLRLSHLGLNVQKLTQQSKPGLQNCTRCIGNYTVKGGYKEFDNLSEAEDEPVIAEPNIVGGIKIDDKCKFLLLMSDGLYKCLEEATGTSNTNAMLVNMVLEQFSEQSTLNGVAQAVVDKAVRIHHDAYMRDTETPRCQKHDDITLLVRNFNCCLGNSVSTTSEPNPVLLANDTSKQNVSEHNTLSDIQSLDTSFEKTEYTDDVNPMTENDAISLTSSSDSASRQMLFQFSGNMSLDDEGRIKPYVDFSEFFVAVEEAYKNGLVPEEWLKSSS, from the exons ATGCCCACAAAAGCAGAATTCAGTAGCATTTCTAGTGATATGGAAGCTTTGCGTCTGAATTATCAAGag CCAAGTCATAGCTGGACAGACGATTTGCCTGTTTGCATGCTATCTGGTGTGGGATTTTcaacaaatcaaaaatacaaaccaAATGGATTTCGAAGTGAAGAGCACCCTTTCGAAGATAGGAGTTTTCATTTCCG gtATGATGAGAATACTTATTTTTATGGAGTCTTTGATGGGCATGCTGGTTCAAAAGCATCAGATTTTTCATCCCAGCGAATGCCAGCTGAAATTCTTTTGGGACAGTTGAAAGGAAAAGAATCGGATGAAGAAGTGAGGGAAGTCTTACATCAAGCTTTTCTAGCTGTTGAAAGAAGTTTCTTTGAATCAATTGATGACTTACTAGCAGAGAAAGAAAATCTTCGCCTACAGTTACAG ggaCTACGTACTTTTGAAGCAATAAAGCAATATCCAGATATTGTACAGAGACTTAATGCAGTTACGGAAGAAATTCAAAGTGGAAGTACTGCAGTGgttgcattaattttgaaaaataaattatatgtagcCAATGTAG gtGATAGCAGAGCTGTCCTTTGCACTgaagataaaaatggaaaaatttctttcagtCAGTTGAGTTTTGACCACACATTTTCTAATGAAGATGAATTATTAAGACTTTCTCATTTAGGATTAAATGTTCAGAAGTTAACTCAACAATCTAAACCTGGGCTGCAGAATTGTACACGATGTATTGGAAACTACACTGTGAAAGGAGGATATAAAGAATTTGATAATTTGAG TGAAGCCGAAGATGAGCCAGTTATTGCAGAACCAAACATAGTTGGTGGCATAAAAATTGATGACAAATGCAAATTTCTTCTCTTGATGTCTGATGGCTTATATAAGTGCTTAGAAGAAGCAACTGGCACATCAAAT acaAACGCTATGCTTGTAAACATGGTACTGGAGCAGTTTTCTGAACAATCAACTCTGAACGGTGTTGCTCAAGCTGTTGTGGATAAGGCTGTCCGTATTCACCATGATGCTTACATGAGAGACACTGAAACTCCCAGATGCCAAAAACACGATGACATAACATTACTA gtaagaaattttaattgctgtCTCGGAAATAGTGTTAGTACTACAAGTGAGCCAAATCCTGTACTGCTAGCAAATGATACAAGTAAACAAAATGTGTCTGAACATAATACTTTGTCAGACATTCAATCATTAGACACTTCCTTTGAGAAAACTGAATATACTGATGATGTCAATCCCATGACAGAAAATGATGCCATATCTTTGACCAGCAGTTCCGATTCGGCAAGTcgacaaatgttatttcaattttcGGGTAATATGTCTTTGGATGATGAAGGGCGAATCAAGCCATATGTTGACTTTTCTGAGTTCTTTGTTGCTGTTGAAGAAGCATATAAAAATGGACTTGTACCTGAAGAGTGGCTGAAATCTAgttcatga